The following coding sequences lie in one Candidatus Limnocylindria bacterium genomic window:
- the gatC gene encoding Asp-tRNA(Asn)/Glu-tRNA(Gln) amidotransferase subunit GatC produces the protein MPIDRATIVHVADLARIALTEEEIERFTGQLSVVLDAVERLKTVDTSQVSPTASTLPLVGVQRDDVIRPGLTTDEALANAPKGGRDGEFFLVQEILEER, from the coding sequence GTGCCCATCGATCGCGCCACGATCGTTCATGTCGCCGATCTGGCGCGTATCGCGCTGACCGAAGAGGAGATCGAGCGTTTCACCGGGCAGCTCTCCGTCGTGCTGGACGCGGTCGAGCGCTTGAAGACCGTGGACACCAGCCAGGTCTCGCCGACGGCATCGACCCTTCCGCTCGTGGGGGTGCAGCGCGATGACGTGATCCGTCCCGGCCTCACGACAGACGAGGCGCTCGCCAACGCGCCAAAGGGCGGCCGGGACGGCGAGTTCTTTCTCGTCCAGGAGATCCTCGAAGAGCGATGA